The Garra rufa chromosome 18, GarRuf1.0, whole genome shotgun sequence genome window below encodes:
- the LOC141291573 gene encoding small ribosomal subunit protein eS21, with protein MQNDAGEFVDLYVPRKCSASNRIIDAKDHASIQINIAEVDKVTGRFNGQFKTYAICGAIRRMGEADDSLLRLAKNDNVVAK; from the exons ATGCAGAACGACGCTGGTGAATTCGTGGACCTGTACGTCCCCCGTAAATG cTCTGCTAGCAACAGAATTATTGATGCCAAGGATCATGCCTCCATCCAGATCAACATTGCTGAG GTGGACAAGGTAACAGGCAGGTTCAATGGACAGTTCAAGACCTATGCCATCTGTGGCGCTATCCGTAGAATG GGTGAAGCTGATGACTCCCTCCTGAGGCTCGCAAAGAACGATAACGTTGTGGCAAAGTAA